A window of the Gasterosteus aculeatus chromosome 21, fGasAcu3.hap1.1, whole genome shotgun sequence genome harbors these coding sequences:
- the LOC144390292 gene encoding protein NLRC3-like has product MKSDRSMGHRIDFKDGRRSYDPEEDQESSEVPTSPSAQQHQTHLDSIFMLLEENILTFVKNELKKIQKVVSSGHPECLEKEDEEELDEEQRRSSREAFVKISVHFLRRMKQEELAERLESRLLAAVCQRELKSNLKKKFQCVFEGIAKAGNPTLLNEIYTELYITEGGTAEVNEEHEVRQIETASRKPARPETTIRQEDLLKASPGGEKPIRTVMTKGVAGIGKTVLTQKFTLDWAEDKDHQDIQFTFPFTFRELNVLREKFSLVGLVHHFFSETRAAGICRFEEFQVVFIFDGLDECRLPLDFHNNEILTNVTESASVDVLLTNLIRGKLLPSARLWITTRPAAANQIPPECVGMVTEVRGFTDPQKEEYFRKRFRDEEQASSIIPHIKTSRSLHIMCHIPVFCWITATVLEEVLKTREKGELPKTLTEMYIHFLVVQSKVKKVKYDGGAETDPHWSPESRKMIESLGKLAFDQLQKGNLIFYESDLTECGIDIRAASVYSGVFTQIFREERGLYQDKVFCFVHLSVQEFLAGLHVHQPFFSSGVNLLSEEQTTSLWSKVFGRDALVQVCLQSAVDKALQSPNGHLDLFLRFLLGLSLETNQSLLRGLLTQTGNRPQTNQETVHYIKENISENVSPEKSINLFHCLNELNDVSLVEEIQQSLRSGRLSTEELSPSQWSALVFILLSSEEDLEVFDLKKYSASEEALLRLLPVVKASNKVLLSGCNLSERSCDALSSVLSSQSSSLRELDLSNNHLQDSGVKLLSAGLKSPHCELETLRLSGCLITEEGCASLASALSSNPSHLRELDLSYNHPGDSGVKLLSAGLEDLHWRLETLGYEEAEATDQRAGNLFSPSHCEPG; this is encoded by the exons atgaagagtgatcggtctatgGGTCATcggattgacttcaaagatggacgccgttcttatgacccaga agaggaccaggagagctcagaggttcccacaagtccgtctgcccagcagcatcaaacacacctggactccatcttcatg ctgctggaggagaacatcctcacttttgtgaagaacgagctaaagaagatccagaaggttgtgagttcaggtcacccagaatgcttagagaaagaggatgaggaggagctggatgaagagcagaggaggagcagcagagaggcctttgtgaagatctcagtgcacttcctgaggagaatgaagcaggaagagctggctgagcgtctggagagca gacttcttgctgcagtttgtcagcgtgaactcaaatccaacctgaagaagaagttccagtgtgtgtttgaggggatcgctaaagcaggaaacccaacccttctgaatgagatctacacagagctctacatcacagagggaggaactgcagaggtcaatgaagaacatgaggtcagacagattgaaacagcatccaggaaaccagccagaccagaaacaaccatcagacaagaagacctcctcaaagcctcacctggaggagagaaaccaatcagaacagtgatgactaagggagtggctggcattgggaaaaccgtcctaacacagaagttcactctggactgggctgaagacaaagaccaccaggacatacagttcacatttccattcaccttcagagagctgaatgtgctgagagagaagttcagcttggtgggacttgttcatcacttcttcagtgaaaccagagcagcaggaatctgcaggtttgaagagttccaggttgtgttcatctttgacggtctggatgagtgtcgacttcctctggacttccacaacaatgagatcctgactaatgtcacagagtcggcctcagtggatgtgctcctcacaaacctcatcagggggaagctgcttccctctgctcgcctctggatcaccacacgacctgcagcagccaatcagatccctcctgagtgtgttggcatggtgacagaggtcagagggttcactgacccccagaaggaggagtacttcaggaagaggttcagagatgaggagcaggccagcagcatCATCCcccacatcaagacctcacgaagcctccacatcatgtgccacatcccagtcttctgctggatcactgctacagttctggaggaggtgttgaagaccagagagaaaggagagctgcccaagaccctgactgagatgtacatccacttcctggtggttcagtccaaagtgaagaaggtcaagtacgatggaggagctgagacggatccacactggagtccagagagcaggaagatgatcgagtctctgggaaaactggcctttgatcagctgcagaaaggaaacctgatcttctatgaatccgacctgacagagtgtggcatcgatatcagagcagcctcagtgtactcaggagtgttcactcagatctttagagaggagagaggactgtaccaggacaaggtgttctgcttcgtccatctgagtgttcaggagtttctggctggtcTGCATGTCCATCAgcccttcttcagctctggtgtcaatctgctgtcagaagaacaaacgacctccctgtggtctaaagtctttggtagagacgctttggttcaggtttgtctccagagtgctgtggacaaggccttacagagtcctaatggacacctggacttgttcctccgcttcctcctgggtctttccctggagaccaatcagagtctcctacgaggtctgctaacacagacaggaaatcgcccacagaccaatcaggagacagtccactACATCAAGGAGAAcatcagtgagaatgtgtctccagagaaaagcatcaatctgttccactgtctgaatgaactgaatgatgtttctctagtggaggagatccaacagtcccttagatcaggacgtctctccacagaggaactgtctccttctcagtggtcagctctggtcttcatcttactgtcatcagaagaagatctggaggtgttcgacctgaagaaatactctgcttcagaggaggctcttctgaggctgctgccagtggtcaaagcctccaacaaagttct actgagtggctgtaacctctcagagagaagctgtgacgctctgtcttcagttctcagctcccagtcctctagtctgagagagctggatctgagtaacaaccacctgcaggattcaggagtgaagctgctgtctgctggactgaagagtccacactgtgaactagagactctcag gctgtcaggctgtctgatcacagaggaaggctgtgcttctctggcctcagctctgagctccaacccctcccatctgagagagctggacctgagctacaatcatccaggagactcaggagtgaagctgctgtctgctggactggaggatcttcactggagactggagactctcgggtatgaagaggctgaagCCACAGACCAacgagctggaaaccttttctctccctcacattgtgagcctggttaa